Proteins encoded within one genomic window of Impatiens glandulifera unplaced genomic scaffold, dImpGla2.1, whole genome shotgun sequence:
- the LOC124918518 gene encoding ankyrin repeat-containing protein BDA1-like, which yields MEIEQGRDQRLYDAAKEGNVASLNRLIQEDPLILDPYTIHTFSETPLHLASMFGHLNFVKLILALKPELAKELDSRSLTPLHLASAKGYVEIVKSLLQVNKNMCFALDQNGMNPLHLAATKGRVDVLRELVEAEPEAAMVKLDGGDTILHLCVENNKIETLEMLVQRVGDKEFLNSFDAHGNTILHLAVANKQLEIVRFLVGNTNIEVISQNSMGLTPIDILSHSRRHVNDLGIFESLQSRRAENNQVIAPHNSRLRIRSTNLGRKDMKPRKPSDLMLSKKQIKREWVERKKNSLMVVASLIATMGFQAGIYPPGGVWQDDTNGHIAGLSILNDKSKNGYKVFLISNTIGFTSSLSVIFMLISGLPFRNKLIMWLLMMILWVAITATGFTYMVALFFYTNKDKNILHFNTKDNNDVGDILVFAVILWLGLMTILFLAHTIRLTYIVIKKFVRFILAMSRRLTVRNKYEEMNDHRVIQL from the exons ATGGAGATAGAACAAGGAAGAGATCAAAGACTGTATGATGCTGCAAAGGAAGGCAATGTTGCCTCTTTGAATAGGCTAATCCAAGAGGACCCTCTCATACTAGATCCATACACCATCCATACTTTTAGCGAAACCCCTTTACACCTGGCTTCTATGTTTGGGCACTTGAACTTCGTCAAATTGATCCTAGCTCTCAAGCCTGAGTTGGCTAAGGAGCTTGATTCGCGAAGCTTGACACCTCTCCACCTTGCATCAGCCAAAGGGTACGTAGAGATCGTTAAATCTTTGCTACAAGTAAACAAAAACATGTGTTTTGCACTTGATCAGAACGGGATGAACCCGTTACACTTGGCAGCAACAAAGGGTCGTGTTGATGTTCTAAGAGAGCTCGTTGAGGCTGAACCGGAGGCAGCTATGGTCAAACTAGATGGGGGAGATACAATCTTGCATCTTTGTGTGGAGAATAACAAGATCGAGACTTTGGAAATGTTGGTGCAAAGGGTTGGGGATAAAGAgtttttgaattcatttgatGCTCATGGTAATACTATTCTACATTTGGCTGTGGCTAATAAGCAACTTGAG ATTGTTAGATTTTTGGTTGGTAACACCAATATAGAGGTTATCTCACAAAACTCAATGGGCCTCACACCAATTGATATTTTATCTCATAGTAGAAGACATGTCAACGACTTGGGCATTTTCGAGTCTCTCCAATCTCGGAGAGCAGAAAACAATCAAGTTATTGCTCCCCATAATTCCCGGCTTCGGATTAGATCAACAAACTTAGGAAGGAAAGACATGAAACCTCGTAAACCAAGTGACTTAATGTTGTCTAAGAAACAGATAAAACGAGAATGGGTGGAAAGAAAAAAGAACTCTTTAATGGTGGTGGCCTCTCTAATTGCGACAATGGGTTTCCAAGCTGGAATATACCCTCCTGGCGGTGTTTGGCAAGACGACACGAATGGGCACATTGCGGGATTATCCATACTGAATGACAAAAGCAAGAATGGTTATAAGGTATTTTTGATATCGAATACAATAGGATTCACATCATCTCTGAGTGTGATATTCATGTTGATAAGTGGATTACCCTTTCGGAATAAATTAATCATGTGGCTACTCATGATGATCTTATGGGTGGCAATTACAGCCACTGGTTTTACATACATGGTGGCGTTGTTTTTCTACACCAATAAAGACAAAAATATTCTACATTTTAACACCAAAGACAACAATGATGTTGGAGATATTCTAGTATTTGCAGTGATTCTTTGGTTGGGGTTGATGACCATTCTTTTCCTCGCGCATACAATTCGCTTAACTTACATTGTAATCAAGAAGTTTGTTCGCTTCATATTGGCTATGTCGCGGAGACTAACAGTTAGGAATAAATACGAGGAGATGAATGATCACAGAGTGATTCAACTTTGA